The DNA sequence TAGTGAAGAACCTCTGCGCTAAACCCCTCAATATACTTCGGATAGATCTTAGATAATATATAATATGTATGTGGATCAATGGTTATAATCTTCTTAACACCTTTCTCCCTGAAGATCTTAACGACGTTTCTCGCATGCTCTATAAAGTCCTCCTCTAAGCCTAGCTCATAGAGTAGAGCTCCGCTATATGGTTCCTCTTCATATAGATACCCTATATCTATCCCTTGTCTCTTGATCGCTAGAGCGATGCTCCTAACCATAGATCTATACCTCTCAAGATCGCCAACAGACCCGCTCACAAGCTCGGCTATGTTTATCATCTTAGTAAAAACCCTTCCAAGAGATATCAGGGCGCTTGGCGCACCCTCGATCTTCTCAAGAGTATTTGTCAGCGCAACTATATATGGTATTGACTGATACATGCATGATGTATATATAATTGTAGACCCTCCCCTTGGTATGTTATACCCATCAGCCCATGAGGAACACTGCTTAGGATCTACACCAAGGGGGTTCCCGCTCCTTCTCATATTATCCCTTATCATCGAGATTACATCGCTAAACTTTATAGGCATAGCACTCACCAAACTATATGTGTTAAAAATATAATAACATTTAGGATAGAATTTGATTACGAAATAAATAAAGCTATTTCCCTAGGAGCCTCTTAGGAGTGAGATAATCCCTATATAGGGGATCTTTAGAACGCTTCCACCAACAGATATAACCTTCCCAACAATGTTTTCAAAAGGAACGCCTGGATATCCATATCCAAATGCGTCTGGGATAGGATTGTTATCACCTTTAGTTACGAAATAGGTCTTACCCCCAATGCTTATTATGTTTATAACCCTATGTATTATGTATCTACCGCTCTGGCTCTTATATACTATCACATCACCTAAGCTAATATCTGATGGAGATCTAACTGGTAATATGAAGACAACATCACCTGTACTTAATATGGGCTCCATACTCGAGCCACTCACAACAGCTATATAGCTTTGACCTGAGACGAATGAGGCGATGTTTATAGCTATGAGGATCGCTATAAAAACCCAGATCACTATTGTAGAGACGCTTATCCTCATTCCTCCTCTCTCTCCAGCTCCTCTAAATCTATCTCTATCACCGTACCCCTCCTCTCCTCTTCACCTTCTTCCAGCTTCCTACCCTTACCCCGGCTTTCAATCTCTATCCCAGATCCTCCCGCCTTAATCTTGCTTACAACACCCTTCCAGCTATGGCCGCAGTTAGGACATCTATATGATCCCATTATAGTTATTGTAACCCTCCCCATAGCGTCTGGGAGAGGTGACACAACCTGCCATGTCTTATCGGGTTTAACACCTTCGGCGCCGCAGTTAGGACATCTACTGGGATCTTGAGCCCTACCCCTCCTAGGCATTTTATCCCCTAGATAGCCTAGTTTTAACACGGTATATAGGTTTATAATGATCCGCCTGGTCCAGGTTGCATCATCACTCAGAGCCGATGATCCTCTTCACCATACTGTAGCCCGCCGAGCTGACCTCCCTCCTAGGAGCTATATAACGCCTCAGGAGGCGTGGGGATCGGCGGGCTCCACATAATTATAACTAGCCCAGCTTATAACGGCTAACCCACATTTCAGAGAAGAGATTTTTAGATGCAAAACCTCTCACCCAGTATCACTCTGCTCTAGCATTACAGCTGAAAGCCTTCGCCCTTCTAGCAGGGAAGAGGTAAGATTATATGAGGCCTCTAACACGGCCTAGAATGCTAAAATTGTTGATAATCCTAAGAGATGTTGGATCGTGATCCTTATATTCATCATCAAAATCTACGCATTTATCTTGGATAGCCTATTCTCCTCCTCTAATAAGATTTTTTCCTTCTCCTTTGCAAGTTCCAGTACCCTTCTTGGATTCGGAGATCCGCGGTAATCCTTCTTAGCCAGAATATCGAGGGGGTTTTTAGATGGTAGGTAATCATTTAAGAGGTTTTCCAGTTTTCCCTCCCTTATTGTTGATGCAATCATCTTATGCGCCTCCCTATGTGGGATCATCCTCGATGTTGAGACGATCTCGACGATATCTGCTGTAAGCAGCT is a window from the Sulfolobales archaeon genome containing:
- a CDS encoding (Fe-S)-binding protein, with the translated sequence MPIKFSDVISMIRDNMRRSGNPLGVDPKQCSSWADGYNIPRGGSTIIYTSCMYQSIPYIVALTNTLEKIEGAPSALISLGRVFTKMINIAELVSGSVGDLERYRSMVRSIALAIKRQGIDIGYLYEEEPYSGALLYELGLEEDFIEHARNVVKIFREKGVKKIITIDPHTYYILSKIYPKYIEGFSAEVLHYLEILHPELFIRRQGVEEVVIHDPCLLARFMGIVEHQRKVLEGLGVSYKEPQRSGRRTRCCGGPLESISPRLSKKIGELRAEELASIGKKIVVLCPICFSNLSRISKFYGIEIIDLSEMLVTEKPAS
- a CDS encoding signal peptidase I, coding for MRISVSTIVIWVFIAILIAINIASFVSGQSYIAVVSGSSMEPILSTGDVVFILPVRSPSDISLGDVIVYKSQSGRYIIHRVINIISIGGKTYFVTKGDNNPIPDAFGYGYPGVPFENIVGKVISVGGSVLKIPYIGIISLLRGS
- a CDS encoding chromatin protein Cren7, which gives rise to MPRRGRAQDPSRCPNCGAEGVKPDKTWQVVSPLPDAMGRVTITIMGSYRCPNCGHSWKGVVSKIKAGGSGIEIESRGKGRKLEEGEEERRGTVIEIDLEELEREEE